Proteins co-encoded in one Malus sylvestris chromosome 7, drMalSylv7.2, whole genome shotgun sequence genomic window:
- the LOC126628374 gene encoding putative disease resistance protein RGA3 isoform X3: MAEGVLFNIVERIIVRLGNHAFQKIGSIWGVQDELNKLKETVVRFQAVLLDAEQKQANNSEVKLWLESVEDAVYEADDVMDEFNTEVQRRLVIHGNTKLSKKVRLFCSSSNQLVFGLEMSHKIRDINKRLSEVSSRRPNGLNDNREDTRFILRERVGHSFVPKENIIGRDEDKKALIRLLLDPISTENVSTISIVGFGGLGKTALAQLIFNDEVIQNHFELKIWTCVSNVFELDIVVKKILQSEHNGIEQLQNDLRNKVDGKKYLLVLDDVWNEDRKKWLSLKNLLMGGGEGSRILITTRSKTVTTISDTAKSYTLKGLNEEQSWSLFKKMAYKDGKEPENSRIKEVGIEVARKCQGVPLAIRTIGGMLFTNDDETDWLNFKEKKLSKINQEEDDILPTLKLSYDVLPSHLKHCFAYCSLFPPDYEISVQRLIRLWVAQGFIKSSDENEGLEDVAYKYYRELLCRSFFQEEKIDEFGIIESCKMHDLMNELAILVSGAGSAVVDLNQKNFHESINFQVDPSKWEVPTSLLNAKKIRTLLFPCHKSYWTDTGKSLYDSFCATFVPNFKSLRMLSLYGITTLPKCLKQLKHLRYLELIGNDHMERLPDWIVELLNLETLDLRDCEELVELPRDIKKMINLRHLILEGCWGLTRMPRGIGELKGVRTLNRFVLSESNCLGRGGSAGLAELGTLNELRGKLLIKNLRHVVSESNVGTPLKDKQHLHLLDLRWKYEDVKGVDEEDIIKSMEVLQPHSNLKQLSVEYYGGVRFASWFSSLINIVNLELYECERCQHLPPLHHLPSLKSLHLVGLEKLEYILLSEKESSNSMSDEMMRISFFPSLEYLIIEGCPVLKGWWRAHTHNSASSSSTENLSLPSFPSLSALTIWNCPNLTSMPLYPNVVKIALTGSSWKVVDSLFVRGASDITHDVGVDVSASSSSPPLSKLTYMWLQEIEDLEFIPSEGMGNQTSLQELVIDHCPNLAALPEGIANLTSLQSLRIEDCPNLAALPEGIANLTSLQSLSIGNFPNLAALPEWIANLTSLQSLSIGNFPNLAALPEGIANLTLLQSLSIGNFPNLAALPEWIANLTSLQSLSIDNFPNLAALPEEISNLTSLRRLHITHCSNLASLPEGICGLPCLNGLYIVDCPMLLQRYKKETGEDWRKIAHIPYVDIY, translated from the exons ATGGCAGAAGGAGTTCTCTTTAATATTGTGGAACGGATCATTGTAAGGCTTGGCAACCATGCTTTCCAAAAGATTGGATCGATTTGGGGTGTCCAAGATGAGCTCAATAAGCTTAAGGAGACCGTTGTCAGATTCCAAGCTGTTCTTCTAGACGCTGAGCAAAAGCAAGCCAACAACAGTGAAGTCAAACTATGGCTCGAAAGCGTAGAAGACGCAGTTTATGAAGCCGATGATGTGATGGATGAGTTTAATACTGAAGTTCAGCGAAGACTAGTTATACATGGCAATACTAAGCTGTCAAAGAAG GTGCGCCTTTTCTGTTCTAGCTCAAATCAACTTGTTTTTGGGTTAGAGATGAGTCATAAGATAAGAGATATTAACAAGAGGCTTAGTGAGGTTTCATCCCGTAGACCCAATGGCTTAAACGATAATCGTGAAGATACAAGATTTATATTGAGAGAGAGGGTCGGTCACTCGTTTGTCCCTAAGGAAAATATTATAGGGAGAGATGAAGATAAAAAGGCACTTATCCGACTTTTGTTGGATCCCATCTCAACTGAGAATGTGTCAACCATTTCCATAGTTGGATTTGGAGGATTGGGGAAAACTGCACTTGCCCAACTCATATTCAACGATGAGgtgattcaaaatcattttgAGTTGAAAATTTGGACATGTGTCTCTAATGTATTTGAGTTGGATATAGTTGTTAAGAAAATCCTTCAATCCGAGCATAATGGGATAGAGCAGTTGCAAAATGATCTTAGAAATAAAGTAGACGGGAAGAAGTACCTACTTGTGTTGGATGATGTGTGGAATGAGGATCGAAAGAAGTGGCTTAGCTTGAAGAACTTGTTAATGGGTGGTGGAGAAGGTAGTAGAATACTAATAACCACTCGTAGTAAAACCGTTACAACGATATCAGACACAGCTAAATCATACACCTTAAAGGGGTTGAATGAAGAGCAAAGTTGGTCTTTATTTAAGAAAATGGCTTATAAAGATGGAAAGGAGCCAGAGAATTCAAGAATTAAGGAAGTTGGGATAGAGGTTGCAAGAAAATGTCAGGGAGTTCCACTCGCTATAAGGACGATAGGTGGGATGTTGTTCACCAATGATGACGAAACAGATTGGTTGaatttcaaagaaaagaaactttCAAAAATAAATCAAGAAGAAGATGATATTTTACCAACACTTAAATTGAGTTACGATGTGCTCCCATCACATTTGAAGCATTGTTTTGCTTATTGTAGCTTGTTCCCACCTGATTATGAGATATCTGTACAGAGATTGATTAGACTTTGGGTGGCGCAAGGGTTCATTAAGTCATCCGATGAAAACGAGGGTTTGGAGGATGTTGCATATAAATATTACAGGGAATTGTTGTGCAGATCGTtttttcaagaagaaaaaatagatgAGTTTGGTATAATAGAAAGTTGTAAAATGCACGATCTCATGAATGAACTCGCAATCTTAGTGTCGGGGGCCGGAAGTGCCGTAGTTGATTTGAACCAAAAGAATTTTCATGAATCTATCAATTTTCAAGTTGATCCTTCGAAATGGGAAGTGCCAACTTCCTTGCTAAATGCTAAAAAGATACGAACTCTTCTTTTTCCTTGTCACAAAAGTTATTGGACAGATACAGGTAAGTCATTATATGATTCATTTTGTGCTACATTTGTTCCAAATTTTAAGTCATTACGGATGTTGAGTCTATATGGAATTACAACATTACCCAAGTGTCTTAAACAACTGAAGCATTTGAGATATCTTGAACTTATTGGTAATGATCACATGGAGAGACTTCCAGATTGGATAGTTGAACTGTTGAATTTGGAAACACTAGATCTCAGAGACTGTGAGGAACTTGTGGAATTGCCTAGAGAcattaaaaaaatgatcaaCTTAAGGCATCTCATTTTGGAAGGCTGTTGGGGATTGACTAGAATGCCACGTGGAATTGGTGAATTGAAAGGTGTTCGTACATTGAATAGATTTGTTTTGAGTGAAAGCAATTGTTTGGGGAGGGGCGGTAGTGCTGGTCTTGCTGAGCTGGGGACCCTTAACGAATTAAGGGGAAAGTTACTCATAAAGAATTTGAGGCATGTGGTGTCAGAATCAAATGTTGGTACACCTCTCAAGGACAAACAGCATCTCCATTTGTTGGATTTAAGGTGGAAATATGAAGATGTAAAGGGAGTTGATGAGGAGGATATTATAAAGTCAATGGAAGTATTGCAACCCCATTCTAATCTAAAGCAGTTGTCTGTAGAGTATTATGGTGGTGTGAGGTTTGCGAGTTGgttttcttctctcattaatattgttaatctcgaattgtatgaatgtgagaGATGCCAACATCTTCCACCCTTGCATCATTTGCCTTCCCTTAAGTCTCTTCATCTTGTGGGGTTGGAGAAGTTGGAGTACATATTACTatcagagaaagagagcagtaaTAGTATGAGTGATGAGATGatgaggatctcattctttccCTCCCTGGAGTACCTCATCATAGAAGGTTGCCCTGTTCTGAAGGGATGGTGGAGGGCGCACACTCATAACagtgcttcttcttcatcaacggAAAACCTGTCGTTGCCTtcttttccctctctttctGCATTGACCATCTGGAATTGTCCTAATCTAACTTCCATGCCTCTGTATCCAAATGTGGTTAAAATAGCACTCACTGGGAGCAGCTGGAAGGTTGTTGATTCCTTGTTTGTTAGAGGAGCATCTGATATTACACATGATGTTGGTGTTGATGTTTCtgcctcttcttcttcccctcctCTCTCCAAATTAACATATATGTGGCTCCAAGAAATTGAGGATTTGGAATTTATACCGTCGGAAGGGATGGGCAATCAGACGTCACTTCAGGAGCTTGTAATTGACCATTGCCCAAATTTGGCAGCACTACCAGAAGGGATCGCCAACCTCACATCACTCCAATCGCTTAGGATTGAAGATTGCCCAAATTTGGCAGCACTACCAGAAGGGATCGCCAACCTCACatcactccaatcactttccatTGGAAATTTCCCAAATTTGGCAGCACTACCAGAATGGATCGCCAAC CTCACATCACTCCAATCGCTTTCCATTGGAAATTTCCCAAATTTGGCTGCACTACCGGAAGGGATCGCCAACCTCACATTACTCCAATCGCTTTCCATTGGAAATTTCCCAAATTTGGCTGCACTACCGGAATGGATCGCCAACCTCACATCACTACAATCGCTTTCCATTGATAATTTCCCAAATTTGGCAGCACTACCGGAAGAAATAAGCAATCTCACGTCACTTCGGCGTCTTCACATTACTCATTGCTCTAATTTGGCATCACTGCCAGAAGGGATTTGTGGACTCCCCTGTTTAAATGGATTGTACATTGTTGATTGCCCCATGTTACTCCAAAGATACAAGAAAGAAACAGGTGAGGACTGGCGCAAGATTGCTCACATCCCATACGTTGATATTTATTAA
- the LOC126628374 gene encoding putative disease resistance protein RGA1 isoform X6, protein MAEGVLFNIVERIIVRLGNHAFQKIGSIWGVQDELNKLKETVVRFQAVLLDAEQKQANNSEVKLWLESVEDAVYEADDVMDEFNTEVQRRLVIHGNTKLSKKVRLFCSSSNQLVFGLEMSHKIRDINKRLSEVSSRRPNGLNDNREDTRFILRERVGHSFVPKENIIGRDEDKKALIRLLLDPISTENVSTISIVGFGGLGKTALAQLIFNDEVIQNHFELKIWTCVSNVFELDIVVKKILQSEHNGIEQLQNDLRNKVDGKKYLLVLDDVWNEDRKKWLSLKNLLMGGGEGSRILITTRSKTVTTISDTAKSYTLKGLNEEQSWSLFKKMAYKDGKEPENSRIKEVGIEVARKCQGVPLAIRTIGGMLFTNDDETDWLNFKEKKLSKINQEEDDILPTLKLSYDVLPSHLKHCFAYCSLFPPDYEISVQRLIRLWVAQGFIKSSDENEGLEDVAYKYYRELLCRSFFQEEKIDEFGIIESCKMHDLMNELAILVSGAGSAVVDLNQKNFHESINFQVDPSKWEVPTSLLNAKKIRTLLFPCHKSYWTDTGKSLYDSFCATFVPNFKSLRMLSLYGITTLPKCLKQLKHLRYLELIGNDHMERLPDWIVELLNLETLDLRDCEELVELPRDIKKMINLRHLILEGCWGLTRMPRGIGELKGVRTLNRFVLSESNCLGRGGSAGLAELGTLNELRGKLLIKNLRHVVSESNVGTPLKDKQHLHLLDLRWKYEDVKGVDEEDIIKSMEVLQPHSNLKQLSVEYYGGVRFASWFSSLINIVNLELYECERCQHLPPLHHLPSLKSLHLVGLEKLEYILLSEKESSNSMSDEMMRISFFPSLEYLIIEGCPVLKGWWRAHTHNSASSSSTENLSLPSFPSLSALTIWNCPNLTSMPLYPNVVKIALTGSSWKVVDSLFVRGASDITHDVGVDVSASSSSPPLSKLTYMWLQEIEDLEFIPSEGMGNQTSLQELVIDHCPNLAALPEGIANLTSLQSLRIEDCPNLAALPEGIANLTSLQSLSIGNFPNLAALPEGIANLTLLQSLSIGNFPNLAALPEWIANLTSLQSLSIDNFPNLAALPEEISNLTSLRRLHITHCSNLASLPEGICGLPCLNGLYIVDCPMLLQRYKKETGEDWRKIAHIPYVDIY, encoded by the exons ATGGCAGAAGGAGTTCTCTTTAATATTGTGGAACGGATCATTGTAAGGCTTGGCAACCATGCTTTCCAAAAGATTGGATCGATTTGGGGTGTCCAAGATGAGCTCAATAAGCTTAAGGAGACCGTTGTCAGATTCCAAGCTGTTCTTCTAGACGCTGAGCAAAAGCAAGCCAACAACAGTGAAGTCAAACTATGGCTCGAAAGCGTAGAAGACGCAGTTTATGAAGCCGATGATGTGATGGATGAGTTTAATACTGAAGTTCAGCGAAGACTAGTTATACATGGCAATACTAAGCTGTCAAAGAAG GTGCGCCTTTTCTGTTCTAGCTCAAATCAACTTGTTTTTGGGTTAGAGATGAGTCATAAGATAAGAGATATTAACAAGAGGCTTAGTGAGGTTTCATCCCGTAGACCCAATGGCTTAAACGATAATCGTGAAGATACAAGATTTATATTGAGAGAGAGGGTCGGTCACTCGTTTGTCCCTAAGGAAAATATTATAGGGAGAGATGAAGATAAAAAGGCACTTATCCGACTTTTGTTGGATCCCATCTCAACTGAGAATGTGTCAACCATTTCCATAGTTGGATTTGGAGGATTGGGGAAAACTGCACTTGCCCAACTCATATTCAACGATGAGgtgattcaaaatcattttgAGTTGAAAATTTGGACATGTGTCTCTAATGTATTTGAGTTGGATATAGTTGTTAAGAAAATCCTTCAATCCGAGCATAATGGGATAGAGCAGTTGCAAAATGATCTTAGAAATAAAGTAGACGGGAAGAAGTACCTACTTGTGTTGGATGATGTGTGGAATGAGGATCGAAAGAAGTGGCTTAGCTTGAAGAACTTGTTAATGGGTGGTGGAGAAGGTAGTAGAATACTAATAACCACTCGTAGTAAAACCGTTACAACGATATCAGACACAGCTAAATCATACACCTTAAAGGGGTTGAATGAAGAGCAAAGTTGGTCTTTATTTAAGAAAATGGCTTATAAAGATGGAAAGGAGCCAGAGAATTCAAGAATTAAGGAAGTTGGGATAGAGGTTGCAAGAAAATGTCAGGGAGTTCCACTCGCTATAAGGACGATAGGTGGGATGTTGTTCACCAATGATGACGAAACAGATTGGTTGaatttcaaagaaaagaaactttCAAAAATAAATCAAGAAGAAGATGATATTTTACCAACACTTAAATTGAGTTACGATGTGCTCCCATCACATTTGAAGCATTGTTTTGCTTATTGTAGCTTGTTCCCACCTGATTATGAGATATCTGTACAGAGATTGATTAGACTTTGGGTGGCGCAAGGGTTCATTAAGTCATCCGATGAAAACGAGGGTTTGGAGGATGTTGCATATAAATATTACAGGGAATTGTTGTGCAGATCGTtttttcaagaagaaaaaatagatgAGTTTGGTATAATAGAAAGTTGTAAAATGCACGATCTCATGAATGAACTCGCAATCTTAGTGTCGGGGGCCGGAAGTGCCGTAGTTGATTTGAACCAAAAGAATTTTCATGAATCTATCAATTTTCAAGTTGATCCTTCGAAATGGGAAGTGCCAACTTCCTTGCTAAATGCTAAAAAGATACGAACTCTTCTTTTTCCTTGTCACAAAAGTTATTGGACAGATACAGGTAAGTCATTATATGATTCATTTTGTGCTACATTTGTTCCAAATTTTAAGTCATTACGGATGTTGAGTCTATATGGAATTACAACATTACCCAAGTGTCTTAAACAACTGAAGCATTTGAGATATCTTGAACTTATTGGTAATGATCACATGGAGAGACTTCCAGATTGGATAGTTGAACTGTTGAATTTGGAAACACTAGATCTCAGAGACTGTGAGGAACTTGTGGAATTGCCTAGAGAcattaaaaaaatgatcaaCTTAAGGCATCTCATTTTGGAAGGCTGTTGGGGATTGACTAGAATGCCACGTGGAATTGGTGAATTGAAAGGTGTTCGTACATTGAATAGATTTGTTTTGAGTGAAAGCAATTGTTTGGGGAGGGGCGGTAGTGCTGGTCTTGCTGAGCTGGGGACCCTTAACGAATTAAGGGGAAAGTTACTCATAAAGAATTTGAGGCATGTGGTGTCAGAATCAAATGTTGGTACACCTCTCAAGGACAAACAGCATCTCCATTTGTTGGATTTAAGGTGGAAATATGAAGATGTAAAGGGAGTTGATGAGGAGGATATTATAAAGTCAATGGAAGTATTGCAACCCCATTCTAATCTAAAGCAGTTGTCTGTAGAGTATTATGGTGGTGTGAGGTTTGCGAGTTGgttttcttctctcattaatattgttaatctcgaattgtatgaatgtgagaGATGCCAACATCTTCCACCCTTGCATCATTTGCCTTCCCTTAAGTCTCTTCATCTTGTGGGGTTGGAGAAGTTGGAGTACATATTACTatcagagaaagagagcagtaaTAGTATGAGTGATGAGATGatgaggatctcattctttccCTCCCTGGAGTACCTCATCATAGAAGGTTGCCCTGTTCTGAAGGGATGGTGGAGGGCGCACACTCATAACagtgcttcttcttcatcaacggAAAACCTGTCGTTGCCTtcttttccctctctttctGCATTGACCATCTGGAATTGTCCTAATCTAACTTCCATGCCTCTGTATCCAAATGTGGTTAAAATAGCACTCACTGGGAGCAGCTGGAAGGTTGTTGATTCCTTGTTTGTTAGAGGAGCATCTGATATTACACATGATGTTGGTGTTGATGTTTCtgcctcttcttcttcccctcctCTCTCCAAATTAACATATATGTGGCTCCAAGAAATTGAGGATTTGGAATTTATACCGTCGGAAGGGATGGGCAATCAGACGTCACTTCAGGAGCTTGTAATTGACCATTGCCCAAATTTGGCAGCACTACCAGAAGGGATCGCCAACCTCACATCACTCCAATCGCTTAGGATTGAAGATTGCCCAAATTTGGCAGCACTACCAGAAGGGATCGCCAAC CTCACATCACTCCAATCGCTTTCCATTGGAAATTTCCCAAATTTGGCTGCACTACCGGAAGGGATCGCCAACCTCACATTACTCCAATCGCTTTCCATTGGAAATTTCCCAAATTTGGCTGCACTACCGGAATGGATCGCCAACCTCACATCACTACAATCGCTTTCCATTGATAATTTCCCAAATTTGGCAGCACTACCGGAAGAAATAAGCAATCTCACGTCACTTCGGCGTCTTCACATTACTCATTGCTCTAATTTGGCATCACTGCCAGAAGGGATTTGTGGACTCCCCTGTTTAAATGGATTGTACATTGTTGATTGCCCCATGTTACTCCAAAGATACAAGAAAGAAACAGGTGAGGACTGGCGCAAGATTGCTCACATCCCATACGTTGATATTTATTAA
- the LOC126628374 gene encoding putative disease resistance protein RGA1 isoform X7, with translation MAEGVLFNIVERIIVRLGNHAFQKIGSIWGVQDELNKLKETVVRFQAVLLDAEQKQANNSEVKLWLESVEDAVYEADDVMDEFNTEVQRRLVIHGNTKLSKKVRLFCSSSNQLVFGLEMSHKIRDINKRLSEVSSRRPNGLNDNREDTRFILRERVGHSFVPKENIIGRDEDKKALIRLLLDPISTENVSTISIVGFGGLGKTALAQLIFNDEVIQNHFELKIWTCVSNVFELDIVVKKILQSEHNGIEQLQNDLRNKVDGKKYLLVLDDVWNEDRKKWLSLKNLLMGGGEGSRILITTRSKTVTTISDTAKSYTLKGLNEEQSWSLFKKMAYKDGKEPENSRIKEVGIEVARKCQGVPLAIRTIGGMLFTNDDETDWLNFKEKKLSKINQEEDDILPTLKLSYDVLPSHLKHCFAYCSLFPPDYEISVQRLIRLWVAQGFIKSSDENEGLEDVAYKYYRELLCRSFFQEEKIDEFGIIESCKMHDLMNELAILVSGAGSAVVDLNQKNFHESINFQVDPSKWEVPTSLLNAKKIRTLLFPCHKSYWTDTGKSLYDSFCATFVPNFKSLRMLSLYGITTLPKCLKQLKHLRYLELIGNDHMERLPDWIVELLNLETLDLRDCEELVELPRDIKKMINLRHLILEGCWGLTRMPRGIGELKGVRTLNRFVLSESNCLGRGGSAGLAELGTLNELRGKLLIKNLRHVVSESNVGTPLKDKQHLHLLDLRWKYEDVKGVDEEDIIKSMEVLQPHSNLKQLSVEYYGGVRFASWFSSLINIVNLELYECERCQHLPPLHHLPSLKSLHLVGLEKLEYILLSEKESSNSMSDEMMRISFFPSLEYLIIEGCPVLKGWWRAHTHNSASSSSTENLSLPSFPSLSALTIWNCPNLTSMPLYPNVVKIALTGSSWKVVDSLFVRGASDITHDVGVDVSASSSSPPLSKLTYMWLQEIEDLEFIPSEGMGNQTSLQELVIDHCPNLAALPEGIANLTSLQSLRIEDCPNLAALPEGIANLTSLQSLSIGNFPNLAALPEWIANLTSLQSLSIDNFPNLAALPEEISNLTSLRRLHITHCSNLASLPEGICGLPCLNGLYIVDCPMLLQRYKKETGEDWRKIAHIPYVDIY, from the exons ATGGCAGAAGGAGTTCTCTTTAATATTGTGGAACGGATCATTGTAAGGCTTGGCAACCATGCTTTCCAAAAGATTGGATCGATTTGGGGTGTCCAAGATGAGCTCAATAAGCTTAAGGAGACCGTTGTCAGATTCCAAGCTGTTCTTCTAGACGCTGAGCAAAAGCAAGCCAACAACAGTGAAGTCAAACTATGGCTCGAAAGCGTAGAAGACGCAGTTTATGAAGCCGATGATGTGATGGATGAGTTTAATACTGAAGTTCAGCGAAGACTAGTTATACATGGCAATACTAAGCTGTCAAAGAAG GTGCGCCTTTTCTGTTCTAGCTCAAATCAACTTGTTTTTGGGTTAGAGATGAGTCATAAGATAAGAGATATTAACAAGAGGCTTAGTGAGGTTTCATCCCGTAGACCCAATGGCTTAAACGATAATCGTGAAGATACAAGATTTATATTGAGAGAGAGGGTCGGTCACTCGTTTGTCCCTAAGGAAAATATTATAGGGAGAGATGAAGATAAAAAGGCACTTATCCGACTTTTGTTGGATCCCATCTCAACTGAGAATGTGTCAACCATTTCCATAGTTGGATTTGGAGGATTGGGGAAAACTGCACTTGCCCAACTCATATTCAACGATGAGgtgattcaaaatcattttgAGTTGAAAATTTGGACATGTGTCTCTAATGTATTTGAGTTGGATATAGTTGTTAAGAAAATCCTTCAATCCGAGCATAATGGGATAGAGCAGTTGCAAAATGATCTTAGAAATAAAGTAGACGGGAAGAAGTACCTACTTGTGTTGGATGATGTGTGGAATGAGGATCGAAAGAAGTGGCTTAGCTTGAAGAACTTGTTAATGGGTGGTGGAGAAGGTAGTAGAATACTAATAACCACTCGTAGTAAAACCGTTACAACGATATCAGACACAGCTAAATCATACACCTTAAAGGGGTTGAATGAAGAGCAAAGTTGGTCTTTATTTAAGAAAATGGCTTATAAAGATGGAAAGGAGCCAGAGAATTCAAGAATTAAGGAAGTTGGGATAGAGGTTGCAAGAAAATGTCAGGGAGTTCCACTCGCTATAAGGACGATAGGTGGGATGTTGTTCACCAATGATGACGAAACAGATTGGTTGaatttcaaagaaaagaaactttCAAAAATAAATCAAGAAGAAGATGATATTTTACCAACACTTAAATTGAGTTACGATGTGCTCCCATCACATTTGAAGCATTGTTTTGCTTATTGTAGCTTGTTCCCACCTGATTATGAGATATCTGTACAGAGATTGATTAGACTTTGGGTGGCGCAAGGGTTCATTAAGTCATCCGATGAAAACGAGGGTTTGGAGGATGTTGCATATAAATATTACAGGGAATTGTTGTGCAGATCGTtttttcaagaagaaaaaatagatgAGTTTGGTATAATAGAAAGTTGTAAAATGCACGATCTCATGAATGAACTCGCAATCTTAGTGTCGGGGGCCGGAAGTGCCGTAGTTGATTTGAACCAAAAGAATTTTCATGAATCTATCAATTTTCAAGTTGATCCTTCGAAATGGGAAGTGCCAACTTCCTTGCTAAATGCTAAAAAGATACGAACTCTTCTTTTTCCTTGTCACAAAAGTTATTGGACAGATACAGGTAAGTCATTATATGATTCATTTTGTGCTACATTTGTTCCAAATTTTAAGTCATTACGGATGTTGAGTCTATATGGAATTACAACATTACCCAAGTGTCTTAAACAACTGAAGCATTTGAGATATCTTGAACTTATTGGTAATGATCACATGGAGAGACTTCCAGATTGGATAGTTGAACTGTTGAATTTGGAAACACTAGATCTCAGAGACTGTGAGGAACTTGTGGAATTGCCTAGAGAcattaaaaaaatgatcaaCTTAAGGCATCTCATTTTGGAAGGCTGTTGGGGATTGACTAGAATGCCACGTGGAATTGGTGAATTGAAAGGTGTTCGTACATTGAATAGATTTGTTTTGAGTGAAAGCAATTGTTTGGGGAGGGGCGGTAGTGCTGGTCTTGCTGAGCTGGGGACCCTTAACGAATTAAGGGGAAAGTTACTCATAAAGAATTTGAGGCATGTGGTGTCAGAATCAAATGTTGGTACACCTCTCAAGGACAAACAGCATCTCCATTTGTTGGATTTAAGGTGGAAATATGAAGATGTAAAGGGAGTTGATGAGGAGGATATTATAAAGTCAATGGAAGTATTGCAACCCCATTCTAATCTAAAGCAGTTGTCTGTAGAGTATTATGGTGGTGTGAGGTTTGCGAGTTGgttttcttctctcattaatattgttaatctcgaattgtatgaatgtgagaGATGCCAACATCTTCCACCCTTGCATCATTTGCCTTCCCTTAAGTCTCTTCATCTTGTGGGGTTGGAGAAGTTGGAGTACATATTACTatcagagaaagagagcagtaaTAGTATGAGTGATGAGATGatgaggatctcattctttccCTCCCTGGAGTACCTCATCATAGAAGGTTGCCCTGTTCTGAAGGGATGGTGGAGGGCGCACACTCATAACagtgcttcttcttcatcaacggAAAACCTGTCGTTGCCTtcttttccctctctttctGCATTGACCATCTGGAATTGTCCTAATCTAACTTCCATGCCTCTGTATCCAAATGTGGTTAAAATAGCACTCACTGGGAGCAGCTGGAAGGTTGTTGATTCCTTGTTTGTTAGAGGAGCATCTGATATTACACATGATGTTGGTGTTGATGTTTCtgcctcttcttcttcccctcctCTCTCCAAATTAACATATATGTGGCTCCAAGAAATTGAGGATTTGGAATTTATACCGTCGGAAGGGATGGGCAATCAGACGTCACTTCAGGAGCTTGTAATTGACCATTGCCCAAATTTGGCAGCACTACCAGAAGGGATCGCCAACCTCACATCACTCCAATCGCTTAGGATTGAAGATTGCCCAAATTTGGCAGCACTACCAGAAGGGATCGCCAACCTCACatcactccaatcactttccatTGGAAATTTCCCAAATTTGGCAGCACTACCAGAATGGATCGCCAAC CTCACATCACTACAATCGCTTTCCATTGATAATTTCCCAAATTTGGCAGCACTACCGGAAGAAATAAGCAATCTCACGTCACTTCGGCGTCTTCACATTACTCATTGCTCTAATTTGGCATCACTGCCAGAAGGGATTTGTGGACTCCCCTGTTTAAATGGATTGTACATTGTTGATTGCCCCATGTTACTCCAAAGATACAAGAAAGAAACAGGTGAGGACTGGCGCAAGATTGCTCACATCCCATACGTTGATATTTATTAA